The proteins below are encoded in one region of Bacteroidota bacterium:
- the amrB gene encoding AmmeMemoRadiSam system protein B, with protein sequence MIVRNTMMLIIISIAFLACKPVNRETNNLRYPVDTIGFAHLDYQMDSIMERLTRNHEQNPETFLDMPKVVISPHDDYAFVGNLYPETLKNIRATTVFLFGVAHKARLLGLEDQLIFDSYDCWKGPYGDVKVSEIRDMLKQQLPPGLFVVNDSMHQMEHSLEALIPFLQFYNRDVQIIPVLVPYMSYNRMEDIAKPLSEAIRSVLVDKGLEWGKDFAFVISTDAVHYGDEDWGGKNFAVYGTDSAGYARTLAHEKMIMDTLSGNLSPRKIKAFCEFTVDENNYHEYKWTWCGRYSVPLGLLTVFELNEATGNKPLAGTIIGYSNSINHPVLKVDDLGMGTTAPANTHHWVGYASIAYK encoded by the coding sequence ATGATCGTACGAAACACCATGATGCTTATCATCATTTCCATTGCCTTTCTGGCTTGTAAGCCGGTAAACCGGGAAACGAATAACCTTCGTTACCCGGTTGACACGATTGGGTTTGCCCATCTCGACTATCAGATGGACAGCATTATGGAGAGATTAACCAGGAATCATGAGCAAAATCCTGAAACATTCCTGGATATGCCCAAAGTGGTTATTTCTCCTCACGATGATTATGCATTTGTTGGCAACTTATATCCTGAAACCCTGAAGAATATCAGAGCCACAACTGTTTTTCTTTTTGGTGTTGCCCACAAAGCCAGACTGCTTGGCCTTGAGGACCAACTCATTTTCGACAGTTATGATTGCTGGAAGGGACCGTACGGCGATGTTAAGGTGTCGGAAATAAGGGATATGCTTAAGCAGCAATTGCCGCCAGGACTATTTGTGGTGAATGATTCCATGCACCAAATGGAGCATTCCCTGGAAGCTTTGATCCCTTTCCTTCAGTTTTATAACCGGGATGTGCAGATCATTCCCGTATTGGTGCCATATATGTCATACAACAGGATGGAGGATATCGCGAAGCCTTTGTCTGAGGCTATTAGGAGTGTACTCGTTGATAAAGGTTTGGAATGGGGTAAAGATTTTGCCTTTGTAATCTCAACCGATGCGGTACATTACGGTGATGAGGATTGGGGAGGGAAGAATTTCGCGGTATACGGGACCGACAGTGCCGGATATGCGAGAACTCTTGCTCATGAGAAAATGATCATGGATACCTTATCAGGAAACCTTAGCCCACGTAAGATAAAGGCTTTCTGTGAGTTTACCGTTGATGAAAATAACTACCATGAATACAAATGGACATGGTGCGGCAGATATTCGGTGCCATTGGGATTGCTGACGGTATTTGAATTGAATGAAGCAACCGGGAATAAGCCGTTGGCCGGAACGATTATCGGTTATTCCAACAGCATCAACCATCCTGTTTTAAAAGTGGATGACCTTGGAATGGGAACAACTGCTCCGGCAAACACGCATCATTGGGTTGGTTATGCTTCAATTGCTTATAAATGA
- a CDS encoding tetratricopeptide repeat protein, with protein sequence MLFLVPGIFYAQTPDESALSGLPDDTVKIHLLLELGEQYCSIENDKALAYLQEAFALATASNYEQGTGRSLLWQGRVYYYKDDYKLAEKYYGLAENAISKSDDKESMVLLSFFMGESCRIQGDYINALNHYKNVLELSKMAPNNILSSASYMAMGNILVARKDPVKALGYFREALRRKKEIGDNFGIACAMLQFGEAYEVLGQHDSSLFYYKKSLEIREQLGISRVIASSKYALAGLLISMGRYEEAIVYLLDARDRFASLDEKTGVCITSYRLAKAMNYLGNKEGIKLAEEAREMAAGINNPALVSKGFLILSEIFYHNGRYDEAYDFLASHKKMDDSLFTAEKERTLVEFEQKFQSEQKDNKIARLKDESKIQKQNILLLSISSFTLLAILFFVAILFRLKSQAMKKNALLMEQQSLIMTQESRIRENENRLLQEQLESKNRELASKALEMIRFNDTITSIIDQLEKLNSKPGADIEMSEYIKRIIHELENNNKQNIWNEFDKIFKNIHSGFYQRLLELCPDLTPTEIKTAALLKLNLTTKEIAAVTFKSEGGVKTTRYRLRKKLNLSSEDNLIPFLMQL encoded by the coding sequence GTGCTATTTTTAGTGCCTGGGATTTTCTATGCCCAAACTCCTGATGAATCAGCGCTATCAGGCTTGCCCGACGATACTGTAAAAATTCATCTTCTTCTTGAATTGGGTGAGCAATACTGCAGTATTGAAAACGATAAAGCACTGGCTTACCTCCAGGAAGCATTTGCGCTTGCTACCGCCTCCAATTATGAGCAGGGTACAGGTAGAAGCTTGCTGTGGCAGGGACGGGTATATTATTACAAAGATGACTACAAACTGGCTGAAAAATATTACGGTCTTGCTGAAAATGCGATCAGCAAAAGTGATGATAAAGAATCTATGGTCCTGTTGTCGTTTTTCATGGGTGAGTCTTGCAGGATACAAGGTGATTATATCAATGCCCTGAATCATTATAAAAATGTTTTGGAGTTATCAAAAATGGCTCCTAATAATATCCTCTCCTCTGCTTCGTATATGGCTATGGGAAACATCCTTGTGGCAAGGAAAGACCCGGTTAAAGCACTTGGGTATTTTCGTGAAGCCCTTAGAAGGAAAAAAGAGATTGGAGATAATTTCGGAATTGCCTGTGCAATGCTCCAGTTTGGAGAAGCATACGAAGTTCTCGGGCAACATGATTCTTCCCTCTTTTATTATAAGAAAAGCCTTGAGATCAGGGAGCAGCTTGGCATAAGCCGTGTAATTGCCAGTTCTAAGTATGCTCTTGCCGGTTTGTTGATCTCCATGGGAAGGTACGAAGAAGCCATTGTTTACCTCCTGGATGCCCGGGATCGTTTTGCTTCACTGGATGAAAAGACCGGCGTCTGCATTACCAGTTATCGGCTGGCCAAGGCTATGAACTATCTCGGTAATAAGGAAGGAATTAAACTGGCAGAGGAAGCCCGTGAAATGGCAGCCGGGATAAACAACCCTGCCCTGGTGAGTAAAGGATTTCTCATTTTGTCAGAAATATTTTACCATAATGGCCGGTACGATGAGGCCTATGATTTCCTGGCAAGTCATAAAAAAATGGATGATAGTCTTTTCACTGCAGAAAAAGAACGTACACTGGTGGAATTTGAACAAAAGTTTCAGTCGGAACAAAAAGATAATAAAATAGCCCGGCTTAAAGACGAAAGCAAAATCCAGAAACAGAATATCCTCTTGCTGAGCATTTCCAGCTTTACCTTGCTGGCCATCCTTTTTTTCGTGGCCATTTTGTTCCGGTTAAAATCACAGGCTATGAAAAAGAATGCACTGCTAATGGAACAGCAAAGCTTAATCATGACCCAGGAAAGCAGGATCAGGGAAAATGAGAACCGTTTGCTTCAGGAACAACTGGAGTCGAAAAACAGGGAACTGGCATCCAAAGCTCTGGAGATGATCCGTTTTAATGATACAATTACAAGTATTATCGATCAGCTTGAAAAACTTAACAGCAAACCCGGAGCGGATATAGAAATGTCAGAATACATTAAAAGGATCATCCATGAGCTGGAAAATAATAATAAGCAGAATATCTGGAACGAATTCGACAAGATATTCAAGAATATCCACTCCGGCTTTTATCAGCGCCTGCTCGAGTTATGTCCCGATCTGACCCCTACGGAGATCAAGACAGCCGCCTTACTGAAATTAAACCTTACCACCAAAGAAATTGCTGCAGTTACTTTTAAATCAGAGGGAGGGGTTAAGACAACCCGCTATCGCCTGCGTAAAAAACTGAATTTATCAAGCGAAGATAATCTCATCCCATTCCTGATGCAGTTATAA
- a CDS encoding T9SS type A sorting domain-containing protein, with protein sequence MKRINTLIISMLSVVLTYGQITLNSTYNLQPGDTYRYDIYDEVQSIDPGPAGAGVQWDFGSITGGTFIAGEPAICVNPAGTPFADSATVAGANICTRPNGTDDGAYAYYLMTSGEQVLLGIGAYESGNVSFWHYDDEQVAMEYPITYGGAFSDNFDMRLFSSGIGSYFMRDSGSIHVQADAYGSLITPVATYNNVLRITETSNTYSWMNFGSGWTFTGNSDMISYYWFAENIKVPVFTIIEFVGFADYSVHYLVDHNFPSGVGENEIPSVKIFPNPVNETLYFTPEESMISVSIYSIEGRMMKECQNEFRKGILHQLDVGNLPSGVYVLEGKNIDGICVTNRFLKR encoded by the coding sequence ATGAAAAGAATCAATACTTTAATTATTAGCATGTTGTCGGTTGTTTTGACCTATGGACAGATCACCCTGAACAGCACTTACAACCTTCAACCCGGAGACACTTACCGGTATGATATTTATGATGAGGTGCAATCCATTGATCCCGGCCCTGCGGGTGCAGGTGTCCAGTGGGATTTTGGCAGCATCACCGGGGGGACTTTTATTGCCGGGGAACCCGCTATTTGCGTGAATCCGGCAGGAACACCATTCGCCGATTCTGCCACTGTCGCCGGCGCAAATATTTGCACCCGCCCCAATGGTACCGATGATGGCGCTTATGCTTATTATCTCATGACCTCAGGAGAACAAGTCCTGCTTGGAATAGGCGCTTATGAATCAGGAAATGTATCTTTTTGGCACTATGATGATGAACAGGTGGCTATGGAATACCCTATTACATATGGGGGTGCATTTAGCGATAATTTTGATATGAGATTGTTCAGTAGTGGTATAGGGTCCTATTTCATGCGTGACTCCGGTAGTATTCATGTTCAGGCCGATGCCTATGGGAGCCTCATCACACCGGTAGCAACATATAACAATGTGTTACGTATTACTGAAACAAGCAATACTTATTCTTGGATGAATTTCGGTTCGGGGTGGACTTTCACAGGGAACTCCGATATGATAAGTTATTACTGGTTTGCGGAAAATATCAAGGTTCCGGTTTTCACAATTATTGAATTTGTTGGCTTTGCGGATTATTCCGTTCATTATCTCGTTGATCATAATTTCCCGTCAGGAGTAGGAGAAAATGAGATTCCCTCTGTCAAAATATTTCCGAATCCGGTAAATGAGACATTATACTTCACACCTGAGGAAAGCATGATATCTGTTAGTATCTATTCCATTGAAGGCAGGATGATGAAAGAATGTCAAAATGAATTCAGGAAGGGAATCCTGCATCAACTGGATGTCGGGAACTTGCCTTCCGGAGTGTATGTTCTTGAAGGGAAAAATATTGATGGAATATGTGTCACGAATCGCTTCCTGAAGCGATAG
- a CDS encoding Crp/Fnr family transcriptional regulator, which translates to MSISNEVIPEKQIDSCLACGNKSSCFNQLSEQELIMSDNHRVELSFKPGEVIFKQGLFANNVHFIKSGIVKIYMEIPRSGKNLVLNILPPGTLIGLPSVYGNKVYGYTAQAIENTTICVIENSIIKNLIENNGKFAAEIIKTMNHCTNSTFQHFANLMYKQLNGRLADALIYLSEEIYKSPVYKLSLSRADLGELTGMSNMSVVKVLKDFKDNKLIKIEGSMLTIINMPLLKRISEIG; encoded by the coding sequence ATGTCTATCAGCAATGAGGTAATACCGGAGAAACAGATTGATTCATGTCTGGCTTGCGGAAATAAATCTTCCTGCTTCAATCAACTTAGTGAACAGGAGCTGATAATGAGCGACAATCACAGAGTTGAGTTGAGCTTTAAGCCTGGAGAGGTTATTTTCAAACAAGGTTTGTTTGCCAACAATGTACACTTCATCAAAAGTGGAATTGTAAAAATATACATGGAAATACCCAGATCGGGGAAAAACCTTGTGTTGAACATTTTACCACCAGGGACTCTGATAGGGTTGCCATCTGTTTATGGGAACAAAGTATACGGATACACTGCCCAGGCAATAGAGAATACAACCATTTGTGTAATTGAGAACAGTATTATTAAAAATCTGATAGAAAATAACGGGAAGTTTGCGGCTGAGATTATTAAAACCATGAATCACTGCACTAATTCCACATTCCAGCACTTTGCCAATCTTATGTACAAACAGCTTAACGGCAGGCTGGCCGATGCCTTGATCTATTTATCGGAGGAGATATACAAAAGCCCGGTTTATAAGTTATCTCTTTCACGTGCGGACTTAGGGGAACTGACCGGTATGTCAAACATGAGTGTAGTGAAAGTGCTTAAAGATTTTAAGGACAATAAGCTGATAAAGATTGAGGGAAGCATGCTGACCATCATCAACATGCCATTACTAAAAAGGATCAGCGAGATTGGATGA
- a CDS encoding Na+/H+ antiporter subunit E, translating into MKLKSLTLSVLTFFVIWVLLNNSLSGEVVMMGAILSVAIALIFCKACNLFNDIKLNPRALWHWFLFFIVFLFELVKANLDVARRVISPKLPINPGIVEVKTKLTSQLGRMILANSITLTPGTFTVELSGDRIFIHWIDVKGKNIEEATDLIVRKFEKHLEVIYG; encoded by the coding sequence ATGAAACTTAAATCATTGACCCTGTCTGTTTTAACATTTTTCGTTATTTGGGTTTTACTGAATAACAGCCTTTCAGGGGAAGTGGTCATGATGGGGGCCATTCTTTCCGTTGCCATTGCTTTGATCTTTTGCAAGGCGTGTAATTTGTTCAACGATATTAAGTTGAATCCCAGGGCTCTGTGGCATTGGTTCCTATTCTTTATCGTCTTTCTATTCGAACTTGTCAAAGCAAATCTTGATGTAGCCAGACGTGTAATATCTCCGAAACTTCCCATTAATCCTGGAATAGTAGAGGTAAAAACAAAGTTAACGTCTCAACTGGGCAGAATGATCCTTGCTAATTCCATTACCCTTACTCCTGGAACTTTTACTGTTGAACTCTCAGGAGACAGGATTTTTATTCATTGGATCGATGTGAAAGGTAAAAATATAGAGGAGGCTACGGATTTGATTGTGAGAAAATTTGAAAAACATCTGGAGGTAATTTATGGTTGA
- a CDS encoding cation:proton antiporter — MVDIILTISGIIILVSLILSLYRFFWAESLFDRVIAFDIMTIISISIIALITHFSGRLIYIDVAIIYGLLSFLGVIVVARYLEKSL; from the coding sequence ATGGTTGACATAATTTTAACAATATCAGGTATAATAATATTGGTAAGCCTGATATTATCATTATACCGTTTCTTCTGGGCAGAATCGCTCTTTGACAGGGTGATCGCCTTCGACATTATGACCATTATCTCAATCTCGATCATCGCCCTGATCACTCATTTTTCGGGCAGGCTAATCTATATCGATGTTGCTATCATTTATGGATTGCTTAGTTTCCTCGGGGTTATAGTTGTGGCCAGATACCTTGAAAAAAGTTTATAG
- the mnhG gene encoding monovalent cation/H(+) antiporter subunit G, which translates to MIDIIGAFITLIGAIFLLLGSIGLIRMPDVFTRIQAGTKASTLGTILTLLGIGIIHSEVLGKFFLLIVFILITNPISSHLLARAAHFTKVKKSELTVIDRLSLDQDDINESDTLNQQEL; encoded by the coding sequence ATCATAGATATCATTGGTGCGTTTATCACGCTTATCGGAGCAATCTTTCTTTTGCTTGGGAGCATCGGATTGATTCGAATGCCGGATGTTTTCACTCGTATTCAGGCTGGAACCAAGGCTTCTACACTGGGTACCATACTTACCCTGCTAGGAATAGGGATTATCCATTCTGAGGTTCTTGGGAAATTTTTCCTACTGATAGTATTCATCCTTATCACAAACCCCATTTCTTCACATCTGCTTGCCCGTGCAGCCCATTTTACTAAGGTTAAAAAATCGGAATTGACGGTTATTGACAGGCTGAGCCTAGATCAGGATGATATAAATGAATCAGATACTTTAAATCAACAAGAACTATGA
- a CDS encoding DUF4040 domain-containing protein, whose amino-acid sequence MNLLLIIILCLVMLVMAITAIAQKKLTVAVIASGMVGLMASVLYLLMAAPDVAMTEAAIGSGLTTVLFFYVLFKIKKTQ is encoded by the coding sequence ATGAACCTGTTACTCATAATTATATTATGCCTGGTCATGCTTGTGATGGCAATTACCGCTATAGCTCAGAAAAAGCTGACCGTAGCTGTTATTGCAAGCGGGATGGTAGGACTGATGGCATCGGTACTCTATTTGTTGATGGCCGCACCCGATGTGGCCATGACTGAAGCCGCTATTGGAAGCGGACTTACAACTGTCCTGTTTTTCTATGTTTTGTTTAAAATTAAAAAAACACAATGA
- a CDS encoding sodium:proton antiporter — translation MIRNFVILLILAGLAVIFISLFGNHDSNSGLSPLAQHYADRGAEEVGAANLVTAVVVTYRGLDTLGEVTILFLVAAIVSFFLKTNGKVKEEEKKRETSEIMLTASKLLLPIVILLGVYIFINGHLTPGGGFQGGAVLATALVLVLMANPEFSLNHHIIATIESISGIVFVAVGVLGLLLAGGFLDNRILPLGTLGELFSAGAIPVIYSFIGLKVGAELSNVLSRFQIIQKEEM, via the coding sequence ATGATCCGGAATTTTGTCATATTGCTCATTCTGGCCGGCCTGGCAGTGATATTTATCAGTCTGTTCGGGAATCACGACAGCAATTCAGGCCTTTCGCCATTGGCTCAACATTATGCCGACCGGGGAGCAGAAGAGGTGGGCGCTGCCAACCTGGTTACTGCAGTGGTGGTCACTTACAGGGGCCTTGATACCCTTGGAGAAGTGACTATACTTTTTTTGGTTGCCGCCATTGTCAGCTTTTTCCTGAAAACCAACGGTAAAGTGAAAGAGGAAGAGAAAAAGCGCGAAACCAGCGAAATAATGCTGACAGCCTCAAAATTGCTCCTGCCGATTGTTATTTTGCTCGGGGTCTACATTTTTATCAACGGCCACCTTACTCCGGGCGGTGGATTCCAGGGGGGAGCCGTGTTGGCTACAGCCTTGGTACTGGTATTGATGGCTAATCCTGAGTTCTCGTTAAACCATCATATCATCGCTACCATTGAGTCGATCTCCGGGATAGTATTTGTTGCTGTCGGCGTGCTGGGGCTTTTGCTGGCCGGTGGTTTCCTGGATAATAGAATATTGCCCCTCGGGACTTTGGGGGAATTGTTCAGCGCTGGTGCTATCCCGGTGATCTATTCCTTCATAGGCTTGAAGGTAGGTGCCGAGCTTTCCAATGTGCTGTCCCGCTTCCAGATTATTCAAAAGGAAGAAATGTAA
- a CDS encoding sodium:proton antiporter, whose protein sequence is MDIIALITAFALILIGLFGILSNRNIIKIIIGFSVLDTGLHVLIVTLGYIRGGTAPILDDSVGLTQVSQKVVDPLPQALVLTAIVIGLGVTALMLAYALKMYQAKKSLNIDDYKELKG, encoded by the coding sequence ATGGATATTATCGCATTAATAACCGCTTTTGCACTGATACTGATTGGCCTGTTCGGCATTCTGTCAAACAGGAACATCATTAAGATCATTATCGGGTTTTCTGTCCTGGATACCGGACTCCACGTGCTGATTGTCACACTGGGATATATCAGAGGCGGTACAGCTCCCATCCTGGATGATTCAGTTGGATTAACCCAGGTTTCTCAAAAAGTGGTGGATCCCCTTCCTCAGGCCCTGGTGCTTACTGCCATCGTAATCGGGTTGGGTGTGACCGCTCTGATGCTGGCCTATGCCCTGAAAATGTACCAGGCTAAAAAGTCGCTGAATATTGATGATTATAAAGAATTAAAAGGATAA
- a CDS encoding NADH-quinone oxidoreductase subunit F, with amino-acid sequence MITMDPISPIYIIAVSLGIAFLMGVLGKSTNRFSYFLLLGGLLFNAVVSFQWVYYLLHDLTGPQNIFTAGFKPPFSINLFMGIEESVISGMINLAGLLGAVYMAPAMKKNGTGSMMVFLVLFMSLNVISLSRDLFNIFVFLEVGSIAVAGLVILEKGLHAVSAGFKYMVATSVIGSILLIGIIFMYSFTGSLNLDQIIGDSTLFRQGAMISLFLILIAVILELKPFPANGWALDVYQAAHPGLSAMLSSAVATANLYVLYKFSGMASEGLLHFLSLIGLLTFVGSNFLGINQTNARRLLGYSSVGQIGLLVAIIGLLPHSGNNFKMIFIGILASHFFAKAGLFWLAGIVRMDELKKWSALRQKPVLLFLFITFILALTGFPPFPSFWGKWQLVMELANHGQIAAIIALLVGSVFEVVYLFRWMGYSIKLDTVELPKVNISEIIPVILFGLGLFISGYYISQETAFGDTINFLPILVVVVLLLVDFLPAYIKNTLSILATGWFAYLLLPGQDLLKQIFTVIFLVGGILTLIPGYQVKGKRAGFYPSAMLMFGGLALLLEAENMLQFFFAWELMTIGSYFLIIRGKKSMVHAYSYILFSVGGAYLILLAFGMASIGNTGLSLNLLSQIGYYPAVALALLAVGFMTKTASLGLHIWLPGAHGEAESDVSPMVSAILLKAGVFGLILLMLSAGGENNPYEYLFYILGWIGALTALVGNLGAVFQEDAKRLLAYSSIGQLGYILFAFSIMSQLGWLTGFTYTINHFMFKAILFLAVGGIVLRLNTHNMYEMGGLIKKMPFTFIALLIGIITLAGIPPLSGFAGKWLFYNAVILKGWYFQGAIVFFAGTIAFLYCFKLIYSIFLGQLKDNHRNVKELPFWYLLPQYVLILGIMVFSAKPDLLLKPLGIALSSAFPSDPLTWNGTTAISKLGYWDATTIMMVIGVMFVILLGWLMLMSRKAQKVKQFNIVYAGERPERPELTHVSHNIYAGYNKALGFIVEPGITNFWNYITNTLESSGNFIRQLYSGNGQSYIIHLVSYIVIVFIIYISGI; translated from the coding sequence ATGATTACTATGGATCCGATCTCTCCGATATATATCATTGCTGTTTCGCTGGGAATAGCTTTTTTGATGGGTGTGCTGGGAAAATCAACGAACCGTTTTTCGTATTTTCTTTTGCTGGGAGGCCTGTTGTTCAACGCGGTCGTGTCGTTTCAGTGGGTTTATTACCTGCTTCATGATCTGACAGGGCCACAGAACATTTTTACCGCCGGGTTTAAACCTCCTTTTTCCATCAACCTTTTCATGGGCATTGAAGAGTCAGTGATCTCAGGAATGATAAACCTTGCCGGCTTGCTGGGTGCGGTTTATATGGCCCCAGCCATGAAAAAGAACGGTACAGGAAGCATGATGGTTTTCCTTGTGCTCTTCATGAGCCTGAATGTGATTTCCTTATCCCGCGACCTTTTTAACATATTTGTGTTCCTGGAAGTAGGAAGTATTGCCGTTGCCGGACTTGTCATCCTTGAGAAAGGCCTCCATGCCGTTTCTGCCGGGTTTAAATATATGGTTGCTACCAGTGTGATCGGAAGTATCCTCCTTATCGGAATCATCTTCATGTACTCGTTTACCGGATCGCTTAACCTTGACCAGATCATCGGGGATTCTACCCTTTTCAGACAAGGTGCAATGATTTCCCTGTTCCTGATCCTGATAGCTGTAATCCTCGAATTAAAACCGTTTCCGGCTAACGGGTGGGCACTGGATGTTTACCAGGCCGCTCACCCTGGCTTGTCTGCCATGCTTTCTTCCGCTGTTGCTACGGCTAATCTTTATGTGTTGTATAAGTTTTCAGGAATGGCTTCGGAGGGATTATTACACTTTCTGAGCCTGATCGGTTTGCTGACTTTTGTCGGATCCAACTTCCTGGGTATCAATCAAACAAATGCCAGGCGCCTGCTTGGGTATTCTTCTGTCGGACAAATTGGGCTGCTCGTGGCAATTATCGGTTTGTTACCTCATTCCGGCAATAATTTTAAAATGATTTTTATCGGTATCCTGGCCAGCCACTTTTTCGCCAAAGCGGGCTTGTTCTGGCTCGCAGGTATTGTCAGGATGGATGAGCTGAAGAAATGGTCTGCACTTCGCCAAAAACCGGTGCTGCTGTTCCTGTTTATCACTTTTATTTTAGCACTCACGGGGTTTCCCCCATTCCCTTCATTTTGGGGGAAATGGCAGTTGGTGATGGAACTGGCTAACCATGGTCAAATTGCTGCCATCATTGCTTTGCTGGTGGGTTCGGTTTTTGAAGTCGTTTATTTGTTTCGATGGATGGGTTACTCCATCAAGCTGGATACGGTCGAATTGCCAAAGGTGAACATTTCTGAAATTATACCGGTTATCCTCTTCGGCTTGGGTCTGTTTATCAGCGGGTATTATATTTCCCAGGAAACCGCTTTTGGAGATACCATCAACTTTTTGCCAATACTCGTGGTTGTCGTTCTGTTACTGGTCGATTTTCTTCCGGCGTATATTAAAAACACACTTTCCATACTGGCCACAGGATGGTTTGCATATCTTCTCCTGCCAGGTCAGGATCTGTTGAAGCAGATCTTTACGGTCATTTTCCTGGTTGGGGGAATCTTAACACTCATCCCGGGTTATCAGGTAAAAGGGAAAAGGGCCGGTTTCTACCCGTCTGCCATGCTGATGTTCGGGGGTCTGGCTCTGCTGCTGGAAGCCGAAAACATGCTGCAGTTCTTTTTTGCATGGGAGTTAATGACCATTGGTTCGTATTTTCTGATCATACGTGGGAAAAAATCCATGGTTCATGCATATAGCTATATCTTGTTTTCCGTTGGTGGTGCATATCTGATCCTGCTTGCTTTTGGAATGGCTTCCATTGGGAATACCGGACTAAGCCTTAACCTGCTTTCACAGATTGGATACTACCCTGCTGTTGCCCTTGCTTTGCTGGCGGTTGGGTTCATGACCAAGACCGCCTCCCTTGGACTGCATATCTGGCTCCCGGGCGCCCACGGTGAAGCTGAATCCGATGTTTCCCCGATGGTTTCAGCCATCCTCCTGAAGGCCGGGGTATTCGGATTGATCCTGCTTATGCTCTCTGCAGGAGGTGAAAACAACCCTTATGAATATCTGTTTTATATTCTGGGATGGATTGGCGCCTTAACCGCCCTGGTTGGTAATCTTGGGGCTGTCTTCCAGGAAGATGCCAAACGCTTGCTGGCCTATTCAAGTATTGGACAACTCGGGTACATCCTGTTTGCATTTTCTATCATGTCGCAGCTAGGATGGCTAACCGGATTTACCTATACCATTAACCATTTCATGTTTAAAGCCATTCTCTTCCTGGCTGTTGGGGGGATCGTTTTGCGCCTTAATACTCACAATATGTACGAAATGGGGGGGCTTATCAAAAAAATGCCTTTCACTTTTATTGCCCTGCTGATCGGGATTATAACGCTTGCCGGCATTCCGCCTCTTTCCGGGTTTGCAGGTAAGTGGCTCTTTTACAATGCAGTGATATTAAAAGGATGGTACTTTCAGGGGGCCATTGTGTTCTTCGCCGGTACTATTGCATTCCTTTACTGTTTTAAACTTATTTATTCCATTTTCCTGGGACAATTGAAGGATAACCACAGGAATGTGAAAGAATTGCCTTTCTGGTATCTGCTTCCGCAATATGTATTGATATTGGGAATTATGGTTTTCTCAGCCAAACCTGATTTACTATTGAAACCTTTAGGAATCGCCCTTTCATCGGCTTTCCCATCTGACCCCCTTACCTGGAATGGAACCACCGCCATCAGTAAACTGGGATACTGGGATGCCACAACGATCATGATGGTCATCGGGGTGATGTTTGTGATTTTACTGGGCTGGCTGATGTTGATGAGCCGCAAAGCCCAAAAGGTTAAACAATTTAATATAGTATATGCAGGGGAGAGGCCGGAACGCCCTGAACTGACACATGTTTCTCATAATATTTATGCAGGATACAATAAAGCGCTCGGGTTCATTGTAGAGCCGGGAATCACCAATTTCTGGAACTACATCACGAATACCCTGGAATCGTCCGGTAATTTTATCCGGCAACTATACAGTGGTAACGGGCAAAGCTATATCATTCATTTGGTATCATATATAGTTATAGTTTTTATCATTTACATAAGTGGCATATAG